The nucleotide window CGACGTCGAAGACGGGGTCGCCGCTGTTGGCGAGCGTGTACTTGCCGACGTTCAGCATGCTGTTGTTGTTGACCTCGACATACGCCACCGAGGTCGGCCCCGCCTTCGCGAGCGCCGGGGCCGCCGTGGCGTGGGTCGTGACGGTCGCGCCGAGGGCGAGAGCCGCGACGGTCGAGAGGGCGACCACGGCCGCCTGCATCCTGCTCCGTACAAGCGTGAGCATCGTTGATCGGTCTCCTGTCGCATGGTCGGCGCTCAACTTGTTCGAACGTGTCGAGCAAGCTCTCCGAGTCCCGACAGCCGTGTGCCATTTCTTCCCGCCTTCCACTCACGTCACACTGCAACTCCCCTGTTATGCAAGCCGGTTGGCGGATACGTCGTGATCCGCGTCCTGTTCGAGCGTGTCTGTGGGGAAATCCCTGGGTCCGCACGGCAGCGACGTGTGCAGGACCGAGTTCATCTGCCGTGGACCGGAGACGAAGGGGGACCGGCGGACCGCAGGACCGGATTCCGCCCGGCTGCTGAGCGGCGGACCGAACTCTGCTCGGCTCCGGCCCTCTCCACGCCGGGCCCGGGTCCGGCCCACGCCGGGTCCGGGTCCGGCACGGCAGGCGTTGTGGGCGATCCGGTACAGGACGACCGGTTGCGGACCGCGGTGCCGCAGCGTCCGGGCGCCTGCCCCGCCGCAGGGGCGACTTCGAACGTCCGGCTGGGCTGCCGGGGCGTGAGAGTGCCCGCGTCGTCGAAGGCTTCCTTTTCGTCCCGCAGGAGCCGGACAAGGGGATACGGTCTGTGCGGGCCGAAAAGCGGGGCAGACGTGCACGGAACGCGCCTGGCCGGTTACGTCGTCGCAGTCGGCCCATCGGCATCTCGTCCTGTCCGGTGGGATGAGTGCGGGCGATCAGACAGGGGACGCATCATGGGCGCGCATCGACCGGACACGGACGGGGTGACCGGCTCCTGGTCCTCCCCGAGCGACGACGACCGGCTCCGGACGCCGGGGCTGGCCGGGGCCCTGGCCGCGGCGGAGGCCGCGCCACCGGTGGAATCGCTCGACGTGGTCGCCCACATGCTCAGGCAGCGCCTCGACGCGAGCGGGGTGTCCTTCCTCATCATGGACTTCACCGGTACCTCGGTGGTGCGGCTGGGCGTCGCCGGGGAGGTGGAGACCGACGAACCGGCCCGGCGCATCCATCTGGCCGACACCTTGTACGACGAGGTGATCCGGACCCAGCAGCCGGCCGTGGAGACCACGGACGGATCAAGGACGGTGCGGGTCATCGCTCCGGTCACCAACCGGGGAGACGCGATCGGTCTGCTGGAACTCTTCCTGTCCACCGTGCCCGACGCGAGCGCGATGCGGGAGATCGGCGAGACCGCGCATGCGCTGGCCTACATCGTCATCGCGAACCGGTCGTACACCGACGTGTACCAGTGGGGCCGGCGCACCAGACCGCTGAGTCTGGCCGCGGAGATCCAGCACCGGCTGCTGCCCGCGTCCCTCGCCTGCGAAGCCGCACAGTTCACGGTCGCCGGAGCACTGGAGCCCGCCGACCATGTCGGGGGCGACACCTTTGACTACGTGATCGACCGCGACGCCGTACAACTGTCCGTCACCGACGCGATGGGCCACGACGTCGACGCCGCGCTGCTGGCCACCCTCGCCGTGGGCGCGCTGCGCGGAGCCAGGCGAGCAGGCGCCGATCTGGCCGAACAGGCCCGCCAGGCGCATCAGACGATGCTCGATCACGGCAGGCAGGGATACGTCACCGGACAGCTCCTGCGGATCAGTCTGCTCGACGGTGGTGCGGAGTTCATCAACGCGGGCCACCCCTGGCCGCTGCGGTTGCGCGAGGGGAAGGTCCAGCAGCTCAGGATCAAGGTCGACATGCCGTTCGGCTTCCGCTTCCCGCACACCTACCGGGTCCAGCAACTGGACCTGAGGGCCGGTGACCGGTTGTTCATGTTCACCGACGGCATGCTTGAGCACAGCGCCGGCGACGTGGACCTGGAGGGCCTGATCATGCGCACCGGTAACCTGCATCCGCGTGAAGCCGCCCGCACCGTGATCGCGAAGGTCGTCGCCGCGCACGACGGTCACCTCCAGGACGACGCAACCATCATGTGCCTGGACTGGCACGGGGTCAGGACCTCCCGACGGCATGCCGACACCGGGGCGGACCTCACCGACGCCTCGCCCTCACCGACACCGGCGCCCTGACGGCCGCGGATCCCGTACCGGGCCTGCCGACGACTTCTGTCGGGGTCTCCTACGCGTCAGCCCCTTCTCAGCCCTTCATCGCGCCCTGCAGCAGCCCCGCCAGGAAGCTGCGCTGGAAGACGACGAAGAGGATCAGGATCGGCAGCATCACGATGATCGTCCCCGCCGCCAGCGTCGGGATGTCCGTGCTGTTCTGACCCACGAAGAAACCGAGGCCCGCGGGCGCGGTGTGCTTGGTGGTGTCCTGGATGAGGACCAGCACCAGCAGGAACTGGTTCCACGACCACATGAAGACGAGCAGGCCCAGCGTCATCAGGGACGGGCGCGCCAGCGGGAGCAGGATCCGCACCAGGATCGTGGCCGACGAGGCCCCGTCGATCCGGGCCGCCTCCACCAGTGACGCGGGCGTCGACCGGAAATGCGTACGCATCCAGAACACGCTGAACGGCATGAACAGCGCGATCTCCACCAGGATCACGCCCAGGTACGAGTTGGTCAGACCGACGTTGCGCAGGTCGAAGTAGAGGGGCACCACGATCAGCTCCACCGGGATGGTGAGGCCGGCGACGAAGAACGCCGCCACCGCGCCGCCGCCGGGAAGCCTCATGGTGCCCAGCGCGTACCCCGCGAGCGCGGCGAGGACCAGACAGGCGGGGACCACCCCCACCGCGATGACGAGGCTGTGCCGGATCAGGTCGGAGAAGCCCGCCACCGACCACGCCGTCTCGTAGTTGTCCCAACTCCACCGCTCCGGCCAGGTCAGCCCGACCACCGGGGTGCCCGCCGGCTGGAGCGAGGCGAGGAAGACACTGAGGAACGGGATGACGACGGCGATCGCCATGACGGTCAGCAGTGCGTAACCGGACCAGCGTTCCGAGCGCGCGACGGTGTTCATGACTCCGACCTCGACAGACGGTTGATGAGATACACGATCGCGAGTATCAGGCAGCCCAGGACGACGGCCAGGGCCGCGGCGAGCCCCACCTTCCCCTCGGAGAACGCGAGCCGGTACACGAGCAGACCGGGGACCGTCGTCTGCTCGCCCGGGCCGCCGTTCGTCGTCACGTACACGATGTCGAAGCTGGCCAGCGCGGCGACCGTCGTGACGGTCATGGCGACGGCGAGTTCCCCGCGCAGGTGCGGCAGCGTCACCGCGACGAACTCCCGGACGGGGCCCGCGCCGTCGATCCGCGCCGCCTCGTACAGACTCGGGTCCACCTTCTGCACGCCGCTGAGGAAGAGCATCATGCACAGGCCGCTCAGCACCCAGGTGCCGACGAGCCCCACGGCGACCAGCGCGGCGTCGAAGTCGCCCAGCCACGCACGGGTCGCACCGTCCAGCCCCACCAGGCGCAGCGCCTGGTTGACCACCCCGTCGTCCCCGTACAGCCAGCGCCAGGTCACACCGACCGCGACGAGCGGCACGACCTGCGGCAGCATGAACAGGAAGCGGTACGCGCCCATGCCGGGCCGCCGGTAACGGGCCAGCAGGCCGGTCGACAGCAGACCCAGCACGATCGGCACGAAGGAGAAGAACACCACCAGTACCAGGGCGTTGAACACCGAGCGGCGCAGCACCGGGTCCTGGAAGATCTCCGCGTAGTTGCCGAGCCCCACCCAGTCGCCCAGCGTGACCCCGTCCCACTCGAACAGCGAGAGGTACGCCGTGTGCAGGGCGGGCAGCACCGCGAACGTGAGGTACACGGCGAAGGCGGGCAGGACGTACACGTACCCGCGCCACCGGCTGCGCCCGCGGACCCGCCGGTCCCGGACCGGCGGCCTGTTCCCCATGACCGGCGGCCTACTCGCCATGATGGTCCTCCCACTCGTCCTGCAGTGAGTCGAGGTAGTCCGCGGGCGTGACACGGTCCGCGATGAGCTTCTGGACGCCGGAGCGCAGCCGGTCGAGCATCGCGGGCGCGGCGAAGTCGGGGAAGGTGGTGATCCCGTCGTCGGCGACGGCCCGCCGGTGGCCCTCCGCGATGTCCGCGAGCACGCCCGTCGGCTTCTTCACGGCGTCGGGATTGGGCGGCAGGAAACCGTTGTCACTGATGATCTGGCCCGCCTCGGGGGAGGTCAGGAAATCGAGGAACACGCCTGCCGCCGCCGCGTGTTCGGTCCGCGAGGACACGGCGTACGAGACACTGAACCCCGAGGCGACCGTGGGGGAGCCCGCCTCCTCACCGGGCATCGGGAAGAAGCCGACGTCGTCCCCCATGACGGTGGCCAGCTGCCCGGCCGCCCAGTTGCCGTTGACGAGGAAGACACTGTCGCCCTTGGCGAACCGGGCGGTCGAGTCGACCTGCGCGGTGCCGTTCGCGGACGCGTCGTAGTAGCCCTTGCGGCCCCACTCGATCATCAGTTCACTGGCCTTGAGCGCCGCCGGATTCTCCATCGTGGCGCCCTTCCTGCCGTTCACCCAGTCCCAGTACTCGTCCGTGGGCATCAGCTGGTTGAGCAGGGCCGCCCACAGGTGCAGGCCGCCGGAGTCGAGCGCGCCCACGCCCAGCGGGGTCAGCCCCGCGTCCTTCGCCGCGGCCAGCTGCTCCTCGAACTCCGCCAGCGTCTTCGGCGGGGCCTCGATGCCGGCCCGCCGGGCGAGGTCCTTGTTGTAGTAGAGGCCCGTCATCGACAGACCGGCCGGCACCCCGAACAGGGCCCGTCCACCGGTGGCCTCGCTGGTCCGGCCCGCGGTGAGCTGGTCGAGACTGACCGGGGGGACGGCCTCGTCCCAGCCGTACGCCTCCCGGTAGGGCGCCAGGTCGAGGATGTGCCCGTCCGCCGCGAGGTCGGTCATGCCGACCGCGTACTGCGCGATGTCGGGGGCGGTGTCGGAGGTCATGGTCAGTCTGAGGTTCTGGACGTAGTCCGAGAACGACTTGTACTGCGGCTCGACGGCGATGTCGGGATGGTCCTCCTCGAACGCGGCGATCAGCGCGTCGACCATCAAGGGGGCGTCCGCGAACTGCAGCCGCAGGGTCACGTCCCCGTCCGGCACGGCCGTCGAGGACGGCACACTGGTGGGGCCCGGCACCGCCGTCGCGCTGCCCGGGGTGAGCGCCTCGCACGCGGTGAGCGGGAGCACGAGGGCGACGGCGCAGACCGTCGCGGCGATGCGACGGCGTACCCGGCACGTGCTGTCCATCATCGGCCTCCTTGCGTGGTCTCGTCGGTCGGATCGCTGCGTCAGCCCCTCGGACAACGATCCTGGAACCGTTCCAGCAACGTCCTGTTGCGGTCTTCGGCGTCCGCGTCGGTGTTCTGGCTGACGATCAGCGGCGGCGCCTGTCCGTGGTGCTCGGCCAGCAGCTGGGCCGCCCGGCAGGTCAGCGCGTTGACCAGGGCCGCCCCCAGCACCGTGGAGAGGGCTCCGACGGCCAGGCCGCCCAGCGGCACCACCGTGTCGCCGGGGCTGCCGTGGGTGTCGATGACGATGTCGGCGACGTCGAGCAGGCGCTGCCCGCCGGTGTGCCGGGACACGGCGGCCAGCGAGTGGGCCCGGCTGGTGACGGCGACGACGGTCGCACCCGACTCCCGTGCCCCCAGGGCGAATTCGACGGGTACGGCGTTGATCCCGGAGTTGGAGATCACCACCACCACCTCACCCGCCCTGATGTCCGCCGTGCGCAGGATCGCCGCGGCGTAGCCGCTGACGCGCTCGGCCGCGCCGGCGCGGCGCGGCGCGACGGGGGAGAGCGCCGGGTCGGCGATGACGTTCACCGGTGCGAGCCCTCCGGCGCGCTGCAGCGGTTCGACGGCGACGAGCTGGGAGTGGCCGCTGCCGAAGTAGTGGACGACGCCCCCGGCGGTGACACTGTCCGCGACCGCCCGAGCGGCCCGCTCGATCGCGGGCCGCTCGGCGCCGGCCAGCGTGGTGAGGGTCTCCTGGAGTGCGGCGAAATAGGCGAGATCCGCGTTCATCGTGTCGAGGCCACCCGGGTGTCGAACGGAGCCGCTGGATGGCTGTGGACCGTACCAGTGGGGTACGGGGATGCCCAGCCCCGCGGACAACAAAGCCTTGGTTCCGTCGACTTGCTTGACCGCTCCGCGTGGCGGGTCTAGCTTCTTGGGTCCCGTGGTACGTACCACAGTCGACAGGGGTGGTCCGGACGATGTCACCTTTCGGGGAACCGGACGCGCAGGGTGTGGCCGCGCGGCAGCTGCTCGGGCGCCTCCTGGGGGACCGGGCCGCGGAGTTCACCGTCGACGTGGTCCCCGCGGGCGGCGGACCCGACGGATACGAGCCTGGCAGGTACGAGCCCGGCAGGTACGAGCCCGACTGGTACGAGATCGACGCCGGACCGGGCGGTGTGACCCTACGCGGATCCAGCGGTGTCGCGGTCGCCTCGGCGCTGCGCCGGTACCTGCGGACCGCCTGCGGGACGCAGATCACCTGGGACGCCCCCGTCCCCCGGCTCCCGGACCGGCTGCCGCGCACCGGCACGGCTGCCCGGACGACCTCCCCGTACCGGCACCGCTACCACTTCAACGTCTGCACCTTCGGCTACACCACGGCCTTCTGGGACTGGGCGCGCTGGCAGCGCCACATCGACTGGATGGCCCTGCACGGGGTGACCACACCGCTGGCCATGACCGGTCTGGAGGCGGCCTGGCAACGGGCCCTCCTGGCCGTCGGCCTCGACGACGGGACCGCCCGGCGCTTCCTCGGCGGGCCGGCCTACCTGCCGTGGAACTGGCTCGCCTCGCTCGACGGCTGGGCCGGCCCCCTGCCCCAGAGCTGGATCGACGCGCACACCGGCCTCGGCCGCCGCATCCTGGAACGGGAACGGGAACTGGGCATGCGACCCGTCCTCCAGGGCTTCTCCGGACACGTGCCGCGCGAGCTGATCGAGGCCCGGGGCGCCCGGTCGACGACCCTGCCCTGGTGGGACTTCGAGGTCGGGATGCTGGACCCGCGCGACCCGCTCTTCGAGGAGTTCGGCACCATCCTGCTGACCGAGCAGACCCGGCTGTTCGGCACCGACCACCTCTACGCCGCCGACCCGTTCATCGAGACGACGCCCCCGGTGACCGACCCCGCCGAACTCGCCCGGGTCGCGCGGGCCGTGCACGGGACCATGACCGCGGTGGACGACCGGGCCACCTGGGTGCTCCAGGCCTGGCCCTTCTCCTATCGCTCCCGCTACTGGACCCCGCCGCGCACCCAAGCCTTCCTCGACGCCGTCCCGGACGACGGCATGCTGGTCCTGGACCTGTGGGCCGAGCACCGGCCGGTCTGGCGGCGCACCGAGGGCTACCGGGGCAAGCCCTGGGTGTGGTGCATGCTGCACAGCCTCGGCGGACGGCCCGGTCTCTACGGAAAACTGGACGAGATCGCGACCGGCGCCGCCCGCGCGGGCGCCGACGCACACGGCGGATCGCTGGCCGGGACCGGCACCGGCATGGAGGCCTTCGGCGGCGACCCCGTGCTGTACGAACTGCTCGCGGACGTCGCCTGGCAGGGGGCCGTCGACGACGTGCACGCCTGGCTGGAGACCTGGACCCGCGCCCGGTACGGCCGTACGACCCCCGGGCTGCTGCGCGCCTGGGAACTGCTGCACGACAGCGTGTACGCCTCGGACGGACCCGGACCGCCCGGCTCGGTCGTCATCGGCCGCCCCACGCTGGAGGGCGACCTGCGGCACGAGCTGCCGGTGCACCTGGCCGACCCGCCGTCCCCCGACCCGCCGCCCGGTCTGGCCGAGGCGTGGGTGCTCCTCGCCGGCGAGGCGGCGAAGGAGGACAGCGCCGGCCCGCTCGGCCGCGACCTGTGCGACGTCACCGCCCAGGTGCTCACCCACGCGGCGTGCGCACGGCAGTGGCGGGCGGCGGACGCGGCCCTGGCCCGGGACGCCGGCCGCTTCCACCGGGCCGCGGCCGAACTGCTCGACACCGTCGCTGACCTGGACGACCTCCTCGCCACCCGCCCCGAGTACCGGCTGGACACCTGGCTGGCCGACGCCCGCGCCTGGGCCACCACCGAGGCCGAGGCCGACCTGTACGAGGGCAACGCACGGCGCCTGCTCACCCTCTGGGGCCACACCCGCGGCAGACTGCACGACTACTCCGGCCGCCACTGGGCCGGTCTGGTCCGCACGTTCCACCTGCCGCGCTGGCGGAGCTGGTACGAGCACATCGCCCGGGCGCTGGAGACCGGATCCCCTTACCGGCCCGAGGAGTTCGAGGCGTCGCTGCTCGCCCAGGAGGAACGGTGGGTCGCCGCCCGGAGCGCGACGACGGCACCGGGACCGGACACCGCCGCGTCGACCCTTGACGTGGTGCGTACTCTGATGCCCCGCTACCGCGTTCTACGGCGGTAGCGGACAGGCGCGAACCGCGGAGTGAATGTGACGGTCGAGGACAGGCGCTCGGACGACGGCCCGACGACGGACTCCTACAAGCACGAGGCGCTGCGGCGACGGCTCCAGGCCGACATCGCCGGGATGCGCCCCGACGAGGCGCTGCCCACCGAGCGGCAGCTCGCCGAGCGGTACGACGTCAGCAGGGCGACCGCCCGGCGCGCGCTCCAGGCGCTCCGCGAGGACGGTCTCGTCCGCAGCGTGCGGGGCGTCGGTACGTTCGTCTCGCACCCCAGGATCACCAAGACGTCGACCCTCACCTCGTTCTCCGAGGACCTGCGCTCGCGCGGCTACCGGCCCAGCGCCGAACTCCTGTCCACGGAACTCGTCGAGGCGGACCTGCACCACTCCACGGCGCTGGGCGTCGACCCCGGCACCACCCTGCACCGCATCGAACGGCTGCGCCTCGGCGACGGCTTCCCCATCTGCGTCGAGACGGTCTACCTCTCCGCCGAGCGGTTCCCGGACCTGGACGAATCCCTCCTGAAGGGCTCGCTCTCCGAAGCCCTGCAGCTCACCCAGGGCGTCCGGGTGGTGCGCGCCACCCAGCAGATCCGCGCGGTGAACGTGACCGGCCGCCAGGCGCACCTGCTCGGCGTCAAGGAGGGCTCCGCCGCCCTGCTGGTCCGCCGCACCGCGTACGACGGGACGGGCCACGTCGTGGAGTACGGGGAGTCGCTGTGCCGGGGCGACCTGTACGAGTTCTCGCTGGTGGTGACGGTCTAGGGCGTTTCTTCCGGATCAGCCCGGGCCCGCTCTGCTGTCGGCGAATCTGCTGCGGGCCGAGATTCCTTCCGCGCCGCCGCCGGCGGGCCGAGGGTGGGGACACCGCGGCGCACCCGGCCGCGTCACCACCAGGAGGACCGATGGCACTCATCAGCACCCGGCTCGACTCCGGACCCGGCTCCGGCCGGGCCCCGGCCCACGCGCCACGGGCCGAGGAGGGGGACACCCCGCCCTCCCGCTTCGACGACCACCTCGCCGCCCAGCTCCTCAACCAGCGCATCGTCTTCCTCGGCACCCAGGTCGACGAGGTCTCCGCGAACCGGATCTGCGCGCAGCTGCTCCTGCTCTCGGCGGAGGACCCGCGCACCGACATCGGCCTCTACATCAACAGCCCCGGCGGATCCGTCCACGCGGGCCTCGCCATCTACGACACCATGCGGCTCATCCCCAACGACGTGGCGACCCTGGCCATGGGGTTCGCCGCCAGCATGGGGCAGTTCCTGCTCACCGTCGGCACCCCGGGCAAGCGTTACTCGCTGCCGAACGCGCGCATCATGATGCACCAGCCGTCGGCCGGCATCGGCGGGACGACCGCCGACATCGCCATCCAGGCCGAGAACCTGCAGTTCACCAAGGAGACCATCGAGCGCATCACCGCCGAGCACACCGGCCGGAGCGCGGAGACGATCTCCCGCGACGGCGACCGCGACCGCTGGTTCACGGCCGAACAGGCACGGGAGTACGGCATGGTCGACCGGGTCGTCGAAGCCCTCGACGACGTACGCCCGGCGGCCTCGAAGCGACGGATGGGACTCTGACATGGGCCAGTACACGATCCCGAACGTCGTCGAGCGCACCCCGCAGGGCGAGCGCACCTACGACGTCTACAGCCGGCTGCTGTCCGAGCGGATCATCTTTCTCGGCACCGAGATCGACGACGGGGTGGCCAACGTCGTCATCGCCCAGCTGCTCCATCTCGAGTCGGCGGCCCCCGAGCAGGAGATCGCGATCTACCTCAACTCGCCCGGCGGCTCGTTCACCTCGCTCATGGCGATCTACGACACGATGAGCTACGTCGGCGCGCCCATCTCGACGTTCTGCGTCGGACAGGCCTCCTCCACCGCGGCGGTGCTCCTGGCGGGGGGAGACCCGGGACGGCGCTTCATCCTGGAACACGCGCGGGTGCTGCTCGGCCAGCCCGCGAGCGGCGGGGCGCAGGGCACCGTCTCCGACCTGAGCCTGCAGGCCAAGGAGATGCTGCGGATCCGCTCGCAGGTCGAGGAGGTGCTGTCCCTGCACACCCACCACCCCGTCGAGACCCTGCGCGCCGACATGGACCGCGACAAGGTCTTCACCGCACAGGAGGCGGTGGCGTACGGACTCGCCGACGAGGTGCTGGGCCGGCGCCTGGCGGCCGCCGCCTGAGGGCATCTCTCTCAGGCGGCGCGGTCGCCGGCGCGGGTCAGGCGGCGAGCAGGACGGAGCCCGACCGGAGGCTCGCCTCCGTGCGGTGCGGCGCGGTACGGGACCGCAGCGGGCGCGGCTGCGCCGGGCGCACGAGGCGGCGGTGCGTCAGGGCCAGCAGGTCGGCGAGGCCGAGACCGAGCGCGTGGGCGGCGGCCGCGAGGACCTCGGACGAGGCCTCCTTGCGGCCGCGCTCCAGCTCGGAAAGGTACGGCATCGAGATGCGCGCCGCGTCGGCCACGTCCTTCAGCGTCCGTTCCTGAGCCAGCCGCTCACGCCGCAGGACGTCCCCCACGACGTCCCGCCACAGCGGTTCCCGAGGCGCCGCCGGCGGCTCCTCGACCGCTTTCGGCGGCTCGGCCGGTCGCGCCGGAACGGGTCGCAGGGGAATGACGCGGGCTCGGTCGGACGCGTGGCTGCTCACCCCTCCACCCTAGGAAGCGCGACCGGTTTCAGGGAGCCCACCGCGTTCAGCCCTCGGCGAATCCCCCTAGTGCAGGTGCGGTTCGTCCCGGTGCACCGGACCGTGTGCCGCCTCGCAGTGGGCGTCGTCGCCGCGGCCGGCGCCGGTGCGGACCTCCAGGACGGCCGCCGGGGCGTGGTCGACCTGGAGGGTGGTGTGGCCGATCTCGTAGTCGCACTGCAGGATCTTCTCCAGGTCCCGGCGGACCGTGTGGCAGTCCGCCACGGGCTCGACCAGGACGTGCGCGGACAGCGCGGGCTGTCCCGACGTGATCGTCCACACGTGCAGGTCGTGCACCTCGGAGACGGAGGTGTGCGCGGCCAGCCGGTCCCCGATCGTGTCCGGGTCCAGATGCGCGGGCGCCGCCTCGAGGAAGATCCGCCCCGACTCCCGTACGAGCCCGTAGCCGGCCTTGACCATGAGGGCCACCACGACCAGCGTGGCGATCGCGTCGGCCCGTGCGAAGCCGGTCAGCAGCACCACGAGACCCGCGACCGCGGTGCCCACGAACGCGAACAGGTCGTTGAGGATGTGCTGGTAGGCCCCTTCGACGTTGAGGGAGGTGCGGTTGGCCTTCGAGATGCACCAGGCCGCCGCCACGTTCACCGCGATGCCCGCCAGGGCCGTGCAGAACATCAGCCCGCCCGCCACCTCGGGCGGCTCGAACAGCCGCCGCACCGCCTCGTACGCCA belongs to Streptomyces sp. V3I8 and includes:
- a CDS encoding cation diffusion facilitator family transporter — encoded protein: MTSAHHGHEHGAGGHTGHSHGVTADADRRWLAIALTLIASFMAVEVVIGVVARSLALISDAAHMLTDAVSIVLALIAMRLAERPARGGFTYGLKRAEILSAQANGLTLLLLGAWLAYEAVRRLFEPPEVAGGLMFCTALAGIAVNVAAAWCISKANRTSLNVEGAYQHILNDLFAFVGTAVAGLVVLLTGFARADAIATLVVVALMVKAGYGLVRESGRIFLEAAPAHLDPDTIGDRLAAHTSVSEVHDLHVWTITSGQPALSAHVLVEPVADCHTVRRDLEKILQCDYEIGHTTLQVDHAPAAVLEVRTGAGRGDDAHCEAAHGPVHRDEPHLH